The segment GGGAAGAGGCTCACGACCCAGCTTCTGCACGAGGTGCCGGGAGGTTCGAATGAGCTTATTGATTGTTTCGATCATGTGAACCGGAATCCGGATCGTGCGTGCTTGATCTGCAATGGCTCGGGTGATCGCCTGACGAATCCACCAGGTGGCGTAGGTGCTGAACTTATACCCGCGCTTATACTCGAACTTGTCCACAGCCTTCATCAACCCGATATTGCCTTCCTGAATCAAATCGAGGAACTGGAGACCTCGGTTCGTGTATTTCTTTGCGATGCTGACCACGAGCCGCAAATTCGCCTCGACCAACTCCGCCTTCCCACGCTTCACCCGCTCTTCGGCCAAATCGAGATGCTTGACCGCATCCTTGATTTCTTCAGCCGGAACAAGCGCCTCTTCCGTTTCCAACTGACGAATCTTCGCCTTGGCGGTTTGATAGACCTTCCGAATCTCCACCAGAGCTTCTTCCGACACTCCGGTCTTCCGCTTGACCGCCATGAAGTCCTGACGGCTCCGGCACATCTTCCTCAGCAGTTCAGCACCTGCCTCGCCCCCCACGCCGATCCGCCGTTGGCAGCTGATCGCTTCCCGTTCGGCGACACGGATCTGTACCGCCAGATCGCGGACACGCTGGACCATTCGGTCTTTCAGCACACCATGGAGGTTGACCGATTCAATTTTGTTCACCACTTGCTGGCGGATCGCATCGAACTGCTTCTTGAACTTCTTTTGCTTGACCGGGTCATTGCCGAGAGGCTTGCTCTTCTCGGCCATCGCCTTCAGCGCGAGCGAGACCTTCCGCACGGCATTCAATGACTCCAGCGTCTTGACCCGCAATTCCTCGTAATCCCGCTCCACCGGCGGCTGGTCTTCCTCAAAATCCTCTTCGGTCTCCTGGACCGGCACGATCTCGCGCACGTCGATCTTGGCGTTCTTGAGCTGATCCCGAAGAGCCAGGACGAATTCGATGGTCATCGGCATGCCATAGATCACCGAAGCGATATCGTTTTTCCCCTCTTCAATCCGTTTTGCGATTTCGATCTCGCCTTCGCGACTGAGAAGCGCCACACTCCCCATTTCCTTGAGGTAAAGCCGCACGGGATCGTCGGTACGACTGAGGGCGCCAGGCGTCAGATCGATTGCCTTATCGTTTTCCTCCTCGGAATCCGATTCGACATCTTCCACATCTTCGCCGACTTCGCCATCAGATCGTTTCTGAGGCCGATCCCCATCGCTCGCCTCGATGATTTCGATATCCATCTCACCGAACATCGCCATAATGCTGCCGAACTGATCGGAAGATACGACTTCAGCGGGCAAGGTGCTGTTGAGCTCGTCATACGTCAGAAACCCCTTTTCCTTCCCGATCGTGATCAGCTTCTTCACCTCACCGAGCAACTCTTGTTTCGGCATGACTACTCCTTCACCAATGAAACCACACCGGCGGTCGGCGTGCCGGCTTTCCGCATCCGTACCTCATTGATCTGGATATTCAGTAGGCGCGCATCG is part of the Nitrospira sp. genome and harbors:
- the rpoD gene encoding RNA polymerase sigma factor RpoD, which translates into the protein MPKQELLGEVKKLITIGKEKGFLTYDELNSTLPAEVVSSDQFGSIMAMFGEMDIEIIEASDGDRPQKRSDGEVGEDVEDVESDSEEENDKAIDLTPGALSRTDDPVRLYLKEMGSVALLSREGEIEIAKRIEEGKNDIASVIYGMPMTIEFVLALRDQLKNAKIDVREIVPVQETEEDFEEDQPPVERDYEELRVKTLESLNAVRKVSLALKAMAEKSKPLGNDPVKQKKFKKQFDAIRQQVVNKIESVNLHGVLKDRMVQRVRDLAVQIRVAEREAISCQRRIGVGGEAGAELLRKMCRSRQDFMAVKRKTGVSEEALVEIRKVYQTAKAKIRQLETEEALVPAEEIKDAVKHLDLAEERVKRGKAELVEANLRLVVSIAKKYTNRGLQFLDLIQEGNIGLMKAVDKFEYKRGYKFSTYATWWIRQAITRAIADQARTIRIPVHMIETINKLIRTSRHLVQKLGREPLPEEIAERMDLPLDKVRKILKIAREPISLETPIGEEEDSHLGDFIEDKKAVSPLEAAIRYDLQRQINSALETLTPREEKVLRKRFGIGEATDHTLEEVGQDFEVTRERIRQIEAKALRKLRHPSRSKKLRSFVESL